The genomic interval CCGCTAGCGGCGTTTCCCTATCTGCCGGCGCTGGCGATCTGGCAGTTCGTCACGTTTGCGGGCTATTTCGCCGTAATGCGCGCCATCTTGCTGACGGCTCCATTGACGCGCAACCAAACCGTTCTCGGCCTGCTGGCGACGGCGGCGTTTCCGGCGGTCTTCATCAACCTGGGCCACGGTCAGAATGGCTTCCTGACGGCAGCGCTGTTGGGCGGGGCGTTGATCGCACTGCCGCGCCGTCCGATTCTGGCCGGCGTATTGTTCGGCCTGCTGGCCTACAAACCGCAATTCGGGCTGGTGATCCCCGTCGCCCTGCTCGCAGCCGGCCAGTGGCGGAGCATCGGCGCGGCAGCGATGACGGTGGCAGCGTTGGCGCTGGGAACGGCGGCGTTATTCGGGCTGGATATCTGGACAGCTTTCGCGGCATCGACCGAACTGTCGCGCAAGATGCTGTTGCAGGATGGCGACGTGGGTTTCGAAAAGCTGCAAAGCGTCTTTGCCGCCGTACGAATGTGGGGCGGCAGCGTATCGTTCGCCTATGCGATGCAAGGCTTGGTCTCGGCTGTTGTCGTCGGTAGTGTGGCGTGGGTCTGGCGCAGGTCGCGCGACGATTGCGCCAAGGCTGCGACACTGAGCGCCGCCACTGCGTTGGCGTCGCCGCACATCCTTGATTACGACCTGATGATCCTGGGGCCGACGATTGCCTTCATGACAGTCGCCATCGCCAGACGCGGCGCGAAAAGTTACGAGATCAGTGTACTGGCGGCAGCGTGGCTGGTGCCGCTGATAACGCGCGGGATCACCGGCGCGACCGGCATTCCGCTCGCACTGGTGACGATGATCGCGCTTTACGGGGTCATTCAATATCACGCGGCCAAAGGAGACAGCCCGAATTGGGGGTAGTCTTCAACGCAACGTGATCCGACGACGCTTTGCAGACGGGATGATTTTCCGAAAAACCATCGGATAACGGCAGTTTCCGGCTATTCGTGCGGCGCAACGTGTCCCCACCTCAATATGTTCCAGAGTTGAGGCCTTGCGGCAGTTCGATGCCATCCTCATTGTCAGATCGCGCAATCGGCAGCCTTACCGCGCGGCAACGGGATCCAACGACGCGAATGTACAAGCTCTATTCGATGCAGCGCTCGGGAAACAGCTATAAGGTTCGCCTTGCGCTGGCCTTCCTTGGCGCGCCTTATCATGCCGTCGAGGTCGATATCCTGCGCGGCGAAAGTCGCACGCCGGATTTTCTCGCGAAGAATCCGAGCGGCCAGGTGCCGCTGCTCGAGGTGGCGGAGGGCCGCTACCTCGCGGAGTCCAATGCGATCCTGTGGTATGTCGCGATGGGAACATCGCTGGCGCCGGAATCCCGGATCGAGCGCGCCGAGGCGCTGCAATGGATGTTCTTCGAACAGCACGCGCTGGAACCCAACATCGGCGCGGCCTATTTCTGGCTCTCGCTGGTCAAGGGCGGCCGCGATCTGCAGACCCATGCGCTGGAAGACTGGATGGAGCGCGGCTATGCGGCGCTTCAGGTCATGGAGAATCATCTCAGGACCCACAATTTCTTCGCCGCCGGCCAGCTCACCATCGCCGACATCGCGCTTTATGCCTACACCCATGTCGCCGACCAGTGCGACTTCGACCTCACGGCGTTCCCCTCGATCCGGGCCTGGCTGCGGCGGATCGAACAGGAAACCGGCTTCGTGAGCATGGACGGGCGTGCGGCTCCCTCAGGCAATGCCGCGGCCAGCATCGCCGCCGGGACCTGATCCGCGCGTGTCAGGCGGCGGGTGAGGACCGCGGCCTTCGGCAGGGGCTCAGCATGGATTAAGGGAAATGCGGGGACACGCTATTTCGCCTCGCTTTGGACGTCTTTCAAGTGGGCTGCCGCCCCAATGCTGCCCGCGCTTGGTGGAAGATTGTGGCGGTGCGGGTGATTCGCCCGTCTTTGAAGGATTGATTTGCGATGCGATCGCAAGGCACGAGCGGAGGGTTCGGAGGACGCGTCACACGCGTCGCTTCCGCACGCCTGACCAAAGCGGTTGCCGCCTCACTGGCAATCGCCGCCTTCGCCATCTGCCTCTCTTTGGCGTTCGCGGTGATGTCGATCAGGGTCGCGATGGCTATGCCGATCCTCGCCTGAACCGGTTATTTAAGTCCTCGCAGCCTCCGGTCCGCCTCGCGATTTTGTGACGGGCGCCCGCGTTTGCCTGTGTGACCATCCGCTCGACGACAGGAGCGATTGATGACAACACCGATGGTGTGGGCTACGGCCACCCTGAGCGCGGCCATAGTGCTGACGGCCTCCTCCGTCATCGCGACCGGCGCGTGCGGCGCAGGCACGTCGTTCACATCGTCGGCCGGGCAACTCCAGGTCAAAACCGTCGCCAGCGGCCTCAATCATCCGTGGAGCCTCGCCTTCCTACCGGACGGGCGGATGCTGGTGACCGAACGTCCGGGGCGCATCCGCATCGTCACTCCGGACGGGGCGTTGTCGCCACCTTTGAAGGGCGTGCCGAAGCCCTATGTTGAGGGACAGGCGGGTCTGCTCGACGTGGCGCTCGACCGCAACTTTGCGGCCAATCGCACGCTTTATCTCTGTTACTCCGCAGATAGCGGCGGCAACGCCGCTATCGCGCGGGCACGGCTGAAAGAGGATGCCACCGCGCTTGATGGGGTGAAGGTGATCTTCACGCAAGCCGGTCCCGGCGGCCATGCCAATCATGGTTGCCGCATTGCGCAAAGCGCGCGCGACGGCGATCTTTACATCACGCTCGGCGATCATTTCGGGCCGCGCGACCAGGCGCAGAACCTTGGCGTCGATAACGGCAAGATCGCCCGGATCGCGCCCGACGGATCGGTGCCTCCCGACAATCCCTTCGTCGGCCGCGACGGCGCGCGTCCGGAAATCTGGAGCTACGGCCACCGCAACGGACAAGGCCTCGCATTCAATCCCGCGACCGGGGACCTCTGGGAAATCGAGCATGGCCCGCGCGGCGGCGACGAGGTCAACATCATCAGCAAGGGCAAGAATTACGGCTGGCCAGTGATTGGCTATGGCATCGATTACAACGGCGCAAAGATTCACGACAGCACGTCGAAGTCCGGCATGGAGCAGCCGATCAAGTACTGGGTGCCGTCGATCGCGCCGTCCGGCATGGCGTTCTATACCGGCAAGCTGTTTCCGAAGTGGGACGGCAGCCTGTTCACTGGCGCGCTGGCGGGCAAGATGCTGGTGCGACTTTCGCTTAACGGCAACAGCGTGACCGGCGAGGAGCGACTGCTGCGAAATCTCAACGAGCGCATCCGCGACGTCAGGCAAGGACCGGACGGCGCGCTGTGGCTTTTGACCGATAGCTCGGCCGGACAGATCTTACGGGTATCGCCGGCCGTGAAATGATTCGTCGCGCTGTGATCGCGGTGCCGCGGGTCACTCGAGCCTTTTCGCTTCTGATGGAATCAGAAGCGAGGCTCTATGATTTTGATTTGACGCGTTTTCTTCACGCGAACCGGTGCCCATCCTCGGGTCAAGCCCGAGGACATGCTTCGCTCGAAAACGCTCTAATTCCTGAGCGCTGCGAACAGCGCGAAGCCGAACAGCACGACGACGCCGGCGACAAATCCGAACGCGAAGGTCCAGAGGCCGCGGCGGCGCGGCTTCTCCTTCGCCTCCGCTTGCTCCGGCAGCAGCGGCGTCGCCGCCAGCGCCCGCTCGCGCTCGATCATGCGGCGGGCGACATAATCCGTGACGGCATTGACGATCGCGGCCGCGTCATAGGATTCCGCGAGCACGATCCGGCCATGGCGGGTGTCCTGCACAAAACGGTACATGCGCTTGTCGCGGCCCATCAGGATGTGCGCCACTATGTCGATCCACAACCGCGGTGTGTCTCCTTGGCTGATACCCCGATCGAACAGGTCGACCTGATCGGGCACCTGCGCGAACAGCGGATCGAGCGCCTCGTTCAAAATCTCTAGCCGCGCCACCTCCGCATCGCGCAGATCGACGACGACGCCGGTGCGATCGGCGGCCTCGATCCGCGCCTGCCGCAGCGCATCGCGCAGCCGCACCGGCTTCGCGGTTTCCGCCACGCCCGTTCCCATTCTCGGTGCGTCCGACATCGGTCGCCTTCCCCGCAGATCCGGCCGCCGTTAACCTGGCGGTAACCATGTAACCTAGCAGCAACACTGTTCCGCGCAAAGGCCGTTTAGTTCCAAAGGCTTATAATGCGCCGCCCACTCCGGACCCGGCCCGCAAATCACTGCCTCCAAACGAACAAACGGCCCCGCCCGATCTCCCGGGCAGGGCCGTCCGTTTCCTTGGACGCTTCTTCTAGGTCAACTCAGGTCAGGGCACCCCGTCATTGCGAGCGGAGCGAAGTAATCCAGGAGACTCTGAAAGACCGGATTGCTTCGTCGCTATCGCTCCTCGCAATGACGAAACGATACGGTAGCCTTCACCCATGGGAAGTTCTTCGATCGGTCAGCTCGCCATGCGGTTCGGCTCTTCCACGATGGAGAAGCGCACGCCGGCGCGGTGGCGGTTTTCCTCGGACACCACCCTCCAGGCGTCCTCGGCTTCCTTCCGCGTCTTGAACGGACCCTGCACCTGGGCCGATCCTTCCACGAGCTTGTGGAAATTCATCGAACCGAATTCGCCGCCAATCACCCAGAAATTGCTGCCGGTCATGAGAGCCTCCTTTTATTCAGCCGCTTTTATTCAGCCGCCTGAACCCTGATCTGTGACCCTTGCGACTTGAACTGCGCGGCCTCTGTCGAGTCGTGAAGCGCGGTGGTCGACGACTGGCCGCCGGTGATTGTGGTCGAGACCAGATCGAAGTAGCCGGTGCCGACCTCGCGCTGATGGCGCGTCGCCGAGTAGCCGAACTTCTCCGAGGCGAACTCGGCCTGCTGCAAGCGGGAATACGCCGCCATGCCCTCGGCCTTGTAGCCGCGCGCCAGCTCGAACATGCCGTGGTTGAGCGAGTGGAAGCCCGCCAGCGTCACGAACTGGAACTTGTAGCCCATGGCACCGATCTCGCGCTGGAACTTGGCGATGGTGTCTTTGTCGATGTTGGCTTCCCAGTTGAACGAGGGCGAGCAGTTGTAGGCCAGCATCTTGTTCGGGTAGACCTTCTTCACCGCTTCCGCGAACTTGCGGGCGCCGTCGAGATCCGGCTTCGAGGTCTCCCACCACAACAGGTCGGCATACCTGGCGAAGGCCAAACCGCGCTTGATGCAGTGATCGAGGCCGGTGCCGGGCTTGAGCCGATGGAAGCCTTCCGCCGTGCGTTCGCCGGTGATGAACTCGTGATCGCGCTCGTCGATGTCCGAGGTGATGAGTTTTGCGCTCTCCGCATCGGTGCGCGCCAGCACAAATGTTGGGGTGCCGCAGACGTCGGCGGCGAGCCGCGCCGCGATCAGGTTGCGCTCATGCGCCGCGGTCGGGATCAGCACCTTGCCGCCCATGTGGCCGCACTTCTTTTCCGACGCGAGCTGGTCCTCGAAGTGGACGCCGGCCGCGCCCGCCTCGATATAGGCCTTCATGATCTCGAACGAGTTGAGCGGACCGCCGAAGCCCGCTTCGGCGTCGGCCACGACCGGCACGAACCAGTCGATCTTGGCGCCGCCTTCGGAATGCTCGATCTGGTCGGCGCGCTGGAAGGTGCGGTTGATGCGGCGGCACAGTTCAGGACCGGCGTTGGCCGGATAGAGACTCTGGTCGGGATACATCGTGCCCGCGGTGTTGGCGTCGGCGGCGACCTGCCAGCCCGAGAGATAGATCGCGGGCAGACCGGCGCGCGCCTGCTGCATCGCCTGGTTGCCGGTGACGGCGCCGAGCGAATTCACGTATGGCTCCGTCTTGAGCGATTCCCAGAGACGGTTCGCGCCCTTTTCGGCCAGCGTGTATTTGATCTCCACCGAGCCGCGCAGCCGTTCGACGTCCGCCGGGCTGTAGGGACGGCTGATCCCCTCAAAACGGCCCTTCGGGGCGGGAACGAGCTGCTCAAAGGTCTTGGACATCATTATCTCCAGTCCACATCTATGACATTGCATTGCAACATGTTGCCTTAGATAACGCCAAACCGATCAATACGTATAGGTGTCTTGCTTTCAAATGATGATGTCATGTAACATATATACATGTCATAGTTGTTATGTTGTAATTTTTGTCACAAAAGAGAGCGGACATGGCCACCAATTCAGGCAAAAAGCTCTTCGTCGGGCCGCGTTTCCGTCGCATCCGCCAGCAGCTCGGGCTGTCGCAGACCCAGATCGCGGAGGGGCTCGGCATCTCGCCGAGCTACGTCAACCTGATCGAGCGCAACCAGCGGCCGGTCACCGCGCAGATCCTTCTCCGCCTCGCCGAGACCTACGACCTCGATCTGCGCGACCTCGCCACCGCCGACGAGGACCGCTTTTTCGCCGAGTTGAATGAGGTCTTTTCCGATCCGTTGTTTCGCCAGATCGACGTGCCGAAGCAGGAGCTGCGCGATCTGGCCGAACTCTGCCCAGCCGTGACTCATGCGCTGCAGCGCCTCTATGCCGCCTACACCGAGGCGCGGCGCGGCGAGACGCTGGCGGCCGCGCAGTTCGCCGACCGCGACGAGAGCACCGGCGCGCGCTTCGAGGCCAATCCGATCGAACGCGTCCGCGACCTGATCGATACCAGCCGCAATTATTTTCCCGAACTGGAGCAGGCGGCGGAAACCCTGCGCGACGAGATCAACGCTCCCGCGCAGGACCTGTTCGCCGCGTTGAGCGCGCGGTTGCGGGAAAAGCATTCGATTCAGACCCGCATCATGCCGGTGGATGTGATGCGCGAGACGCTGCGGCGCTTCGACCGTCACCGCCGCCAGCTTCTGATCTCCGAACTAGTGGACGGCCCCGGCCGCGCCTTCCAGCTTGCGTTCCAGATCGGGCTCGCCGAATGCACGCCCGGCTTCGAGGCGATCATCGCACGCGCCGGCGCGCTCGACGACACCTCGCGTCAGCTCTACCGCATCACGCTCGCCAACTATTTCGCCGGCTGCGTGCTGATGCCCTACCAGACCTTCCATGCCGCCGCGGAATCGCTCGGCTACGACATCCACGTGCTGGCGCAGCGCTTCAACACCGGCTTCGAGCAGGTGTGCCACCGCCTGACCACGCTGCAACGGCCGAACGCGCGCGGCGTGCCGTTCTTCATGCTGCGCGTCGACAACGCCGGCAACGTCTCCAAGCGGTTTTCATCCGGCACGTTTCCGTTCTCGAAGTTCGGCGGCACCTGCCCGCTGTGGAACGTGCACTCGACGTTCGACACGCCGGATCGTCTGTTGAAGCAGGTGATCGAGCTGCCGGACGGCAGCCGCTACTTCTCGATTGCGCAGATGGTGCGCCGCCCCGTCGCGCCGCATCCGCAGGCGCAGCCGCGCTTCGCCATCGGGTTGGGTTGCGAAATCCGCCACGCGTCCAAACTCGTTTATGCGGCGGGCATGGACCTTGCGACTGTGGAGGGCACGCCGATCGGCGTCAACTGCCGGCTGTGCGAGCGCGAGAACTGCGCCCAGCGCGCCGAGCCGCCGATCACGCGCACGCTGATCCTGGACGAGAACACCCGACGGGTGACGAGCTTCGCGTTTTCAAATGCAAGGGAGGTGTGAGCAAATCGCAGTTCAAGAATCGTCTCCCATCGAACATGCAATCAGAAATCTTGAGCTGCGTTTCGAGCGATAGCTTCCGGATGCCACGCGGCGTTATGGCCCTCCCGGCCATCCACGCCTGTTTTCTTCGACCAAGAAAAGACGTGGATGCCCGGCACAAGGCCGGGCATGACGCAGCGGCGACTCTTCAGCACTCGAACATCTCCGTTACGGTGGTCATTTGTTCTTGAAGTAGAATGAACTTTCTATCGACCACCGATGCGTGAATTTCATCTGTAGAGTTGAAGCTCAGGCCGGGGGTCAGAAATAAAGCCGTCCCTGTTGGGCATCATCACCTTTGGCAAGGTCTTCGCATCCATGACCTCAGTCGGTTTAATGATCTTGGCTTGCGACAGGATATAGGCGACCAGCGCATACACGTCGTCATCCTTGAGCGAACCAGGCGAGTCGAAGGGCATCGCCCGCTTGATGTAATCGAACAAGGTTGTTGCGTATGGCCAGTAACTCTCCACCGTCTTGACCGGAGTCTTGCTGGCAAGCGAACCCCGGCCGCCGAGCAGACGATCGCCGCCTATGCCCTTAGCCGGATTGCCTTGCATTTTGTCGCCATGGCAGGCTGCACAACTGTTGGCAAAAACCTCTGCACCCGCTTTTGCCGTACCGCTCCCAGGCGGAAGTCCTTCGCCCGAAGGCGGGATCGAGAAGTATTTGGCCATCTCATCCGCCGTCGCGACCCGGCCGACACCGAAGTGATCAATCCTCGTTTGAGCGATTGCGCTGCCGGAGAACAAGAAGATGCCGATCACGAAGGCGAAGCATGTTTTATGCATGGACATTGGTGACATCTCCCGCCTCGCTGACCGCCCAGCTCTGAATCGCATTGAGGTGATAGATCGAACCGAACGGTCCGTTATCGCCGCGGATTGCGATGAGCTGCTTGAGGGTGGGCTGGACATAACCGGTCTCGTCGGTGCAGCGACTTTGCAGGACCGCAGACTTTCCCTCCCACATCCACGGGAAACTGAAGCGCACCGTGCACATCGGCTCGGGGACCGATTCCAGTCGCGCCGGATACCAGGTCTTTCCTGAATCGACCGAGACATCGACAGACTGGATCCGTCCGCGCCCTGTCCATGCAAGGCCCGTGATGTCGTAGTAACCCGGACCCGGCAGTTTCATGTCTCCCGATGGAAACGTGATGACCGACTTGGCGTCCATGTCGAGCGTGAATATGCGCGCCTTACCGTTTCCGAGAAGATCGGTATACTTCGAGGTCTCCTCGCGCGTCATGAACGGCTTGTCGCTGACCTGCAGCCTTCGAAGCCATTTGATGTGGGTATTTCCTTCATAACCGGGAAGAAGAAGCCGCAAGGGATAGCCTTGCTCGGGACGTATCGCTTCACCGTTTTGTCCGTAAACGATAAGGGCATCCTTCAGCATTTTCTCCATGGGAATGCTGCGCGTCATGACGGCGGCATCGGCGCCTTCGGCCAGCACCCAGGCCGCCCCCTCCTTAAATCCGGTCTCGCGCGCGAACGTCGCGAACTGAACGCCGGTCCATTCGGATGTGCTGAGCAGTCCGTGCGTTCCCTGCACGGTCTTCATGGTCGGCTTGTTCCACTCCGTCAGACCGTTGCCGGAACACTCGATGAAATGCTTGCGAGTCACGGAGGGCAGCCGCTTGATATCGGCCATTGAGAACGTCATCGGGCGATCCACCATACCGTGGATCAACAGGTTATGCTTCGCCGGGTCGATCGTCGGGATTCCGCCGTGATGACGTTCGAAGTGAAGCCCTGATGGCGTGATGTTGCCGAGTCCCGTGCCGAGCGGAGTCAGACTCCAGGAGGTGTTCGCGTTGGGTGTTGGGTAACGCACGCGAACTTCGGTCTCGAATTGAGACCTCGTTCCATAGCTTTCATCGGCGACAGGCCGTCCCTGTTCTTTGGTCGGGTCGGCAGGAACATCGTACAGGACTGCCCCGGGCGGAGCCTTCGGCGATTCAGCGCGAGCGATCCTGGATGCGCCCGCTACTCCAACTATTGAACTCGCTGCAAACAAAAAGCCGCGCCGGCTCGATATCGCGCGGCGTGGAAACATTCCTTCCTTGCATTCGCAATCTTCTTGCAGACGCTGAACGATATGGCGCTGTTCGGCCAAAACCATCTGCTCGAACATCCGGCGAGCCTGGTCGTCATAGACGACCTTTTCATCGCTATTCAAGTTTCTCTCCTTAAGAGATTCCACAATCAATTGAGGAACTCCACTACGCCTAGTGAAGCCTCAATTTGACGTTCAACTCGAAATTCATCGCAGCGCAAACTTCCGCGATATGTCCGTAAACTGGCGTGCGCCCGCTTGGTTCCCTGCAATCCTTTCAAGCATGGATCATACTTTCGTACGACGTCGCCATGCAGTTCGCTCGTTCAGCGCAAAATGACCGTGTCAGTTTTGCACGAACTCGCACCCACAGCGACAAATGCCGAGCGCTTGCGCTGGGAATGACGAAAAAGTGCGTGTATCAATTCGCTTCCGTCGTTGGCAGGCTTGACCCAGCAATCCATCCAAACAAAAGTCGCACAGCAGATTTTCAGCCAGCCGAAACATCTTCGCGAAGCGCGCTTCGCGCTTTTGTCCGGCCATGACGCACCGGGATTCACAATGCTTTCTCGCTTTTCTCCGTTCGCCGTCGTCCCTGCGTTGCTCGCCACCATCGCTTTCGCCTCCCCCGCGCTCGCCCAGCGCGGCGCGTCGTGCCACAACGGCATGAGCTTTCCGCAATTTCTGCGCAGTCTCGAACAAGACGCGCAAAAGGCCGGCGTGTCGCAGCGCGCGATCAGCGCGGCCGCGCCTTACATGGTCTACGATCAGGGCATCGTGAACCGCGACCGCGGTCAGCGCGTGTTCGGGCAACTGTTCACGCAGTTCGCCGGCCGCATGGCCTCGGAAGCGCGGCGGGTGCGCGGGCAGAAGCTCATCAGGCAGCACGCACAGGCATTCGCGCGCGCCGAGAAGCAATACGGCGTGCCTGCGGCGGTGATCACCGCGTTCTGGGCGCTGGAGAGCGACTTCGGCGCAGTGCAGGGCAAGCTGTCGACGCTGCGCTCGCTGGTATCGCTGGCCTATGACTGCCGCCGCGCCGAGATGTTCCATGACGAGACCATCGCCGCGCTGAAGATCATCGACCGCGGCGATCTCACACCGTCTGAAATGATCGGCTCGTGGGCCGGCGAACTTGGCCAGACGCAATTCCTGCCGCGACATTACTACGACTACGCCGTCGACTACGACGGCGACGGCCGCCGCGATCTGATCCACAGCGCCGCCGACGTGATCGGCTCGACCGCGAACTACATCGCGACGGGACTGAAATGGAAACGCGGCGAACCATGGCTGCAGGAGGTGCGGGTATCGCCGAACGCGCCTTCACATTTTCCCTGGGACCAGGCCGATCTCGCCATCAAGCATCCGCGCAGCCAGTGGGCGGCATGGGGCGTCGCTTTCGCCGACGGCAAGCCGCTGCCGAACGACCGGCTTCCGGCCTCGCTGCTGCTGCCGATGGGACGCAACGGCCCGGCGTTTCTGGCTTACGACAACTTCGCTGCGTACACGGAGTGGAACAACTCGCTGATCTATTCCACCACCGCCGCCTATCTCGCCACGCGCATCGCAGGAGCCGCGCCGATGCGAAAGCCGTCGGCACGGGTGGCGCAACTCACCTTCGAGCAGATCAAGCAATTGCAGCGGTTGCTGGTGAAGGCTGGCTACGATGTCGGCAAGATCGACGGCGTGCTCGGCCAGCAGACCCGCAGCGCGGTCAAGGCGATGCAGATCAGGTACGGCCAGCCTGCGGATTCCTGGCCGACCGCCGAACTGCTGGCGCGGATGCGCGGCCACGCCGCGCCCACGGCCGGTGCGGCCGAGGCGACGGCCGTGCCGCGTCCGGTTCAGCCGCATCGTTAAGCGTAGCGGCATTACGGAAAGCGAAAATTCTTCAGCACGCGGTTGTCTTACGCGGCCCGTGTCCCCACTTGCAGGCGGCAGCGTGTTTTCTTCCCTCCCGCCGCTGCAGATGATCCATTCCCGACCTCGCATCGCAGAGAGCACCCCATGTCATTTTACGATTCCGCCGTCCCGGCCTTCCTGCAAACGCTTGGCGCCCTCTCCGACATTCTCAGGAAAGCCGAAGCCCATGCCGCCGCGCGGAAAATCGCGCCTGAAACGCTGCTGACCGCGCGGCTCTATCCGGACATGCTGCCGCTGACACGCCAGATCCAGATCGCCTGCGATTTCGCCGTGAAGACCTGCGCGCGGCTGAGCAGTTCGGAGGTGCCGAGCACGCCGGATACGGAAAAGACCTTTGACGAGTTGCAGCAGCGCCTCTCCAAAGCGGTGGATTACGTGAAGAACACAGCACCGGCCAAATTCGAAGGCGCGGAAAATCGCGATGTGACCTTTCCCGCAGGCCCCGACAAGACGATGACGCTGAAGGGCCAGCAATATCTCAGCCACTTCGCTTTGCCGAACTTTTACTTCCACGCAACCACCGCATACGACATCCTGCGCCACAACGGCCTCGAGATCGGCAAGCGAGACTTCATGGGCGTGAAATAAGGATCGCCCGGCGGTGCAAGGGGCTATACCGACTATCCGGCACTCAACGGCAAAACGCAGGCGGCGGAGCAGCCGCAACACCTTCGACCACGCGCGTGACCTGGTCGAGCATGACCGTCATGACCGCGCTCCCGCTTCCCTCGGGGGACGCCCGGTCTGCGTACGGTTTGCGGCGAGCCAGTCTTCGAGCGCTGCGATCTCGGCCGCCGACATCCGCAACCCCAGCTTGGAGCGCCGCCAGATGATGTCGTCTGCAGTGCAGGCCCATTCGTAGGAGATCAGATAGCGGACCTCACGCTCGGTCAGCGTACCGCCGAATCCCCGACCGAGATCGGCCATGGATTGCGCCACGCCCAGCACCTTTGCCGCGCGGGTGCCATAGGCGTGCGCGAGACGGTTGGCGTGCGCCGGCGCGAGGTAAGGATAGTCTTGCATCAACTCCGCCGTCAGCGTCGCGACCGCCGACACGGCCATGTCGCCTCCGGGCAGCGGCGCCTTCGCGGTCCAGCCCTCGCGCGCTTTCGTGCCCTTCAGATAGGACGACAGCTTTTCCAGCGCTTCTTCTGCGAGTCGGCGATGGGTCGTGATCTTGCCGCCGTAGACCGAGAGCAGCGGC from Nitrobacter sp. NHB1 carries:
- a CDS encoding lytic murein transglycosylase, with translation MLSRFSPFAVVPALLATIAFASPALAQRGASCHNGMSFPQFLRSLEQDAQKAGVSQRAISAAAPYMVYDQGIVNRDRGQRVFGQLFTQFAGRMASEARRVRGQKLIRQHAQAFARAEKQYGVPAAVITAFWALESDFGAVQGKLSTLRSLVSLAYDCRRAEMFHDETIAALKIIDRGDLTPSEMIGSWAGELGQTQFLPRHYYDYAVDYDGDGRRDLIHSAADVIGSTANYIATGLKWKRGEPWLQEVRVSPNAPSHFPWDQADLAIKHPRSQWAAWGVAFADGKPLPNDRLPASLLLPMGRNGPAFLAYDNFAAYTEWNNSLIYSTTAAYLATRIAGAAPMRKPSARVAQLTFEQIKQLQRLLVKAGYDVGKIDGVLGQQTRSAVKAMQIRYGQPADSWPTAELLARMRGHAAPTAGAAEATAVPRPVQPHR
- a CDS encoding DUF1993 domain-containing protein, whose translation is MSFYDSAVPAFLQTLGALSDILRKAEAHAAARKIAPETLLTARLYPDMLPLTRQIQIACDFAVKTCARLSSSEVPSTPDTEKTFDELQQRLSKAVDYVKNTAPAKFEGAENRDVTFPAGPDKTMTLKGQQYLSHFALPNFYFHATTAYDILRHNGLEIGKRDFMGVK